The Aminipila terrae nucleotide sequence CTCTCCATTGTTGTAACAATCTGTTATTCTGGTTTTATCTCCCTTGGCATATCCAATCACACCACCATTGGAACCTTCGCCAGAAAGTTCTCCAGTATTAGAGCAATTTGTTACATAAGCACCATAGGAAGATCCATCTACCTGACCAATCACACCACCTGCATAATCTGCTGTACTGCTTACTTTTCCTGAATTGCTGCACTTATCCATATTAATGGTAGCTGTTGAAGCTGGAATATATCCAATTATACCGCCGGTTCTTGCTTTACCTTTTACTATTCCTTTATTTACACAGCCATATAATGCATCTCCGGCCAAGTCCATTGATCCAACAATTCCTCCAGTATTTGTATCAGTTCCTGTAACACTTCCCTTGTTGATATTACTTTTTAGGGTTTGTGTAGAATACCCACAAATTCCTCCTGTATTTACCATTCCTGTCACAGTACTGTCTTCACCCAGTGCGCAATTAGTAATGAATCCTTTATTGTAGCCACCTATTCCTCCTACATATATAGAACCTTTTATTGTTGACTTTTCTATTGTTAGTCCATCGATGGTACTCTTAGCATCTACATACCCAAAAAGTCCTGCATATCCAGCTATATTGCCAGTGTCTTTTCCCTTAGCCGTTCCAGTTATGTTCAGGCCGCTGATACTGTGTCCATTTCCGTCAAAATTGCCCACAAAAGGATTTCCTTCTGTCCCAATCGGTTCAAAATTTCCTTCACTCCAATTCGGTGTACTTGTGGCAACATTTGGGACGGTAGTAGCGAAATCTTTCGTTATCTTTATATCCTTGGTTAATTTATAATATCCGCCTTCACTCATATGTACTCTAATGTGATTTAGTTGTTCTTCTGAAGAAACTTCATAAGGATCTTTTGCTGTGCCAGTTCCTACGGTAAACGCTCCGGCAGTAACCGAATGTGTCCTTTGGCATCCTGCATTTCCTGTTGGTACAGTAATGGCAGGAGTTGTTGTGACAGCTACAGTCCCTGGTCCCTTTATAACAGTTTCTTTCTTTTTAACGTTTAAAAGTAAGGTTGCAGCTTCCGCTCTTGTCAGTGCCATGGTAGGCCTAAAGTTGCCCTGGTCGTCGCCCTGCATATAGCCTTTCTGAAACATGATATTGACATAAGGCAGTGCCCAGTCCCCGATAAGTGCCGCATCTTTTACGGTTGCAGCACTCTTGGAGGTATCCAGGTTATTAGTAGAAATAACAGTAGCTACTACCTTTGCTGCTTCCTGCCTGGAAATCATTTGCCCAATTCCAAAGCTACCATCTTCATATCCTTTGGTTATCCCCGCCGCAACAGCGGTTTTAATAGTAGGGACATACCATTCAATAGGGTTTACATCTTTAAATGTCACTACCGTATTTGAAGTATTGGGAGTAACCGTAAGTACATTTGTAATGAGTTTATAAAACTCTTCCCTCTTCATGAGATTATCCGGCAGAAAATAGCCTTCCGGATATCCTCCTACAACTCCTAGGGAAGCGGCCTCATTAATAATGGACTGTCCCCAGTGTCCATTAATATCCGTAAATTTATCAGTACCTGCTGATGCGAAGCTGACGTTCATTGTAAATACCATTACAGCTGAAAGCATTATCGCCAGCACTCTTTTTTTAACCACTTTATTAACCTCCTCTTCTCATCTCTCTGACGTTAGAGTTATCTCATTTGTTCCATTTGAAAATTATGTACGGGATAAAAATATACATAATTTCATTATATATCCTGTTACAGGCACTGTCCACCATTAAAAAAAGCTGCCTGAAAAGGCAGCTTGTATTACTTTATTTTGTAAATTTACTTACTATAGGTACACTGATAATGGAAACAACCATGGCTGCAACACCGATTTGAGGAGAAAGCTCTTTAGCTGCTGCAAACCCGGAAGTACTGCAAAAGAAAACCATAACTCCGCCCACTACAGCGATCCCGCTCAGCAGGCCTGTCCATGCTCCTGCTCTGGTTATTTTATCCGAATATATCCCCAGAGAAACGGCCCTATAAAAGATCCGGCTACAACTCCCCAGGAAAAGGACATAAGATTGACAATAAAAGATATATTCATTGTGGCAAAGATATATGAGAAACTTATAAATAAAACACATAGTACTCTCATAATAATCATTTGATGCTTATCCTTTATATCTGGCTTAACTTCTCCAATCAGATCTACCGATACGGCAGAGCTGGACGAAAGTACTATAGCCGAAAGAGTGGACATGGAAGCGGATAAAAGCAGTAACATGATAACGCTTAAAACCACGATGGAAAATACATTGGAAGTCAGTGCTTTAATTAACAAGGTAGGCATTACCCCGTCAAAGCCTCCTGATACATCAGGCATTCCAT carries:
- a CDS encoding S-layer homology domain-containing protein, with the translated sequence MVKKRVLAIMLSAVMVFTMNVSFASAGTDKFTDINGHWGQSIINEAASLGVVGGYPEGYFLPDNLMKREEFYKLITNVLTVTPNTSNTVVTFKDVNPIEWYVPTIKTAVAAGITKGYEDGSFGIGQMISRQEAAKVVATVISTNNLDTSKSAATVKDAALIGDWALPYVNIMFQKGYMQGDDQGNFRPTMALTRAEAATLLLNVKKKETVIKGPGTVAVTTTPAITVPTGNAGCQRTHSVTAGAFTVGTGTAKDPYEVSSEEQLNHIRVHMSEGGYYKLTKDIKITKDFATTVPNVATSTPNWSEGNFEPIGTEGNPFVGNFDGNGHSISGLNITGTAKGKDTGNIAGYAGLFGYVDAKSTIDGLTIEKSTIKGSIYVGGIGGYNKGFITNCALGEDSTVTGMVNTGGICGYSTQTLKSNINKGSVTGTDTNTGGIVGSMDLAGDALYGCVNKGIVKGKARTGGIIGYIPASTATINMDKCSNSGKVSSTADYAGGVIGQVDGSSYGAYVTNCSNTGELSGEGSNGGVIGYAKGDKTRITDCYNNGEINGNNSGGIVGNNEGDVEKCCNKGKIIATSEAGGIVAYQTTGEGHIQKCYNDGNVTANSNAGGIAGLSKDKIFNVYNTGKINATNTAGGLVGWNYGAIQRSYNAGDVDGSNGIGSLIGRNRAKLTNCFWLTGTNSKDIGYEDSGSSKSTVMLLSKEQLSGQLKVKLDNGFQLLTNYLNGKDGSEVWKYTYKVQQPATSESSSVISDGGGIVPPISMSTTDEKGNVITSLDLQSAYIYPELIDRQKQ